A region from the Maniola jurtina chromosome 20, ilManJurt1.1, whole genome shotgun sequence genome encodes:
- the LOC123875557 gene encoding zwei Ig domain protein zig-8-like, whose amino-acid sequence MAAALALVLLAALLASAGTAERARRSAGEAAAVEVLPAAPEHTHTEMTQAEIDAAAQAEAEAAGVPAWRDLWYSSLEALRREPTINNTEEDILVQLGGVAFLHCPVRNLGERGVSWVRRRDWHIISSGVFMYTNDERFQVLHSEGSDDWILQIKYVQKRDNGTYECQVSTGSGTLSRLVHLHIVVPEAFILGADEYHVDAGSTINLVCIIEKSPVPPQYVFWYHNARMINYDAARGVTVATAPGARTQSALLIRGAAPAHSGNYSCRAANTEPAHIYVYVSEGSDKMAATLSRNGSSARGGWLSLLVAAWSAILRHCL is encoded by the exons ATGGCGGCCGCGCTCGCCCTGGTGCTGCTCGCCGCCCTGCTGGCCTCCGCTGGCACTGCAG AGCGGGCGCGGCGCTCGGCAGGCGAGGCGGCCGCTGTAGAAGTGCTGCCCGCGGCGCCGGAGCACACGCACACCGAGATGACGCAGGCCGAGATCGACGCGGCGGCACAGGCCGAGGCCGAAGCCGCCGGGGTGCCCGCCTGGCGCGACCTGTGGTACTCCTCGCTGGAGGCGCTGCGCCGGGAGCCCACCATCAACAACACGGAGGAGGACATCCTGGTGCAGCTGGGCGGAGTCGCCTTCCTGCACTGTCCTGTGAGAAACCTCGGGGAGCGCGGG GTGTCCTGGGTGCGGAGACGCGACTGGCACATCATCAGCTCTGGAGTGTTCATGTACACCAACGATGAGCGGTTCCAG GTACTCCACAGTGAGGGGTCCGATGACTGGATTTTACAAATTAAGTATGTGCAAAAACGAGACAATGGCACTTACGAATGTCAG GTGTCGACGGGGTCGGGCACGCTGTCGCGGCTGGTGCACCTGCACATCGTGGTGCCCGAAGCCTTCATCCTCGGCGCGGACGAGTACCACGTGGACGCGGGCTCCACCATCAACCTCGTCTGCATTATAGAGAAG AGTCCGGTGCCGCCACAGTACGTGTTCTGGTACCACAACGCGCGCATGATCAACTACGACGCGGCGCGCGGCGTGACGGTGGCCACGGCGCCCGGGGCGCGTACACAGTCGGCGCTGCTCATCCGCggcgccgcgcccgcgcactCCGGCAACTACTCGTGCCGCGCCGCCAACACCGAGCCCGCGCACATCTACGTCTACGTCTCCGAGGGCA GTGACAAGATGGCGGCGACGCTGAGTCGCAACGGCAGCAGCGCGCGAGGCGGCTGGCTCTCCCTCCTCGTCGCGGCTTGGTCGGCCATCTTGCGGCACTGCCTGTAG